The Mercurialis annua linkage group LG8, ddMerAnnu1.2, whole genome shotgun sequence genome window below encodes:
- the LOC130014945 gene encoding uncharacterized protein LOC130014945, which produces MGEVTSGVPNPSTIAVPNPTPDSVDLDPASGDQVPAATSESPLLPSKESVPSLKGLPTAGQKRPAEDQAGASAKRPKKKKSSGVSIEEAPRFAAWADAQNPPRLSNVAILHACMENIMIKEDIESIDREHGDSLAERA; this is translated from the exons atgggcgaggtcacTAGTGGCGTTCCTAATCCATCTACGATCGCCGTGCCGAATCCGACGCCTGATTCGGTGGATCTTGATCCTGCTTCTGGCGAtcaagttcctgctgcgacttcTGAGTCGCCTttgcttccttcgaaggaatcagttccttctctgaaggggttgcctaccgccggccagaagcgtcctgctgaggaccaggctggagcttctgccaagcgtcccaagaagaagaaatcttctggggtgtctatcgaggaggcacctcggtttgcaGCTTGGGCGGACGCACAGAATCCGCCTCGACTttcaaacgtcgccattcttcatgcttgcatggagaatattatgataaaagaggacatcgagtccattgatcgcgagCATGGCGATAGTTTGGCCga gcgagcctga